The sequence TTTCGGGGTTCGCAGGCGGGGAATACTTGCCCCTTCCCCGCTCTAAAGGCGGGGCTTTCCCCTTCCTGCTCACCCTCGGTGGGTGCCCCACCGCTCCCAGCAACTTCGCTCGGGAACAAGATGCCCTTTGAAACCCATCCCCCCAAGACTGAGGGATTACGGGGATTGAATCATTTTTCTTGCAGAGGTGATCTAATTTTAGTATAATTATTTACAGATTGTCCAAGAGGCTGGGGGTGAAGATGGAGATAAGGCATTATACAAAGGTAGAGTTGGAGAATGTGGACAGGGCTGGTTTTCAAGGGGTGAGGGCAAGGTATGTGATTACCGACAAGGAAGGTGCCCCTCACTTTGCCATGCGGGTCTTCGAGTTTGAACCCGGCGGTCATACATCGTTGCATCAGCACCCTGAGGAACATGAGATATTTATCTTGGAGGGGGAGGCCGTGGCGGTCAACGATAAGGGGGAGGAGTTTAAGCTGGGACCAGGTCACACCCTTTATATTCCCCCCCAAGAGCCTCATCAATTTAAGAATGGATCAGGAAGTGTGATGAAATTGATCTGTTTGATTCCTCTCCTTAAAGACTAAATAAGAGATAAGTTTAGAAAAGGAGGTAGTGATGAGGAAGGAGAAGAGGGCACAAGATGCGTTGAGGAAGGGGATTTTCCCTCTCATTTTAATTTCCCTCTTATTTTTCCCCACAAAAGTCCTCTCACAAGGGGGAAAGGGGATAGAGGAGTTGATCAGGGATTTGCAGGATAAAAACCCCCTTGTCCGCTGGACTAGTGCCGAGGAATTGGGCAGGCTCAAGGATGTCAGGGCGGTGGAGCCCTTGATCGCAGCGCTGCGGGATAAAGATGAAGGGGTCCGCAGGGAGGCGGCCAAGGCCCTGGGGCAGATCGGGGATCCCCGGGCGGTGGAGCCTTTGGGTGAGATGCTGGAGGATAAGGATGAGTTTGTCCGCATGAATGCCCTCTGGGCCTTGGAGAAGATAAGGAGTGATCAGGCGGTGGAACTGATCATCTCGACGCTGAAGAATGATAACCCCCTGGTGAGGATGAATGCGTCTGCATCCCTGGGGAGGATAGGGGACAAAAAGGCCATCGGTCCCCTGGAGGAGGTAGCTGGAACTGATCATATCTCCTATGTCCGCTTTGCAGCCCAACAGGCACTCTTGCAGATCAGGCGCGAAGCGATGGAGCAGATTGCCGAGAGAGCGAGGATGAGGATTGAGGAGACCCCGCCTCAGGAGCGTAGGTCGGTCGCAGAGGAGAAGACGGCGGAATTGATCGCCGAGATGAAAAAGGTGGCGGAGAGGTTGGAAAAGGAATATGGCCTGGTCCTCGATTACATGAAATATGGCATCATGGACCTGCTGGACATCGAGGGGCGGATGAAGGTGAGGTGTTCAAAGGATACCATTGAGGGCTTGCTGGGGGATCTATTGACGGAGGAGGACAAGGAGAGGAACAAACACCTCTTTGGGGAGAAAAGTGAAAGACAGACCCCTTAAACCCTCTTTTAGCTCATAGCTGATAGCTCATTATTATGAACTATGAGCTATGTGGTCCCTCGAATTCTTTCAGTTCCACCAACTAAATAGAAGAAGAATCAATTTTAGGTTTTTTGGGCAAATCAGGCGAGCGCAAGGACCTATCCCAAAGGTCCCGCACAAAATTGGGGAGGGCAAAAGAGGCCCGATGTACCTCAGGGTTATAGTACTTCAGGCCTGGGATAGGGCTCCAATAGCCCGAGGGGATCTCCTTTTTAAAGAATCTATCCGAAGCACTGGCCAGTCCCAGGCTCCAATCGCTGCTC comes from Deltaproteobacteria bacterium and encodes:
- a CDS encoding cupin domain-containing protein, translating into MKMEIRHYTKVELENVDRAGFQGVRARYVITDKEGAPHFAMRVFEFEPGGHTSLHQHPEEHEIFILEGEAVAVNDKGEEFKLGPGHTLYIPPQEPHQFKNGSGSVMKLICLIPLLKD
- a CDS encoding HEAT repeat domain-containing protein; protein product: MRKEKRAQDALRKGIFPLILISLLFFPTKVLSQGGKGIEELIRDLQDKNPLVRWTSAEELGRLKDVRAVEPLIAALRDKDEGVRREAAKALGQIGDPRAVEPLGEMLEDKDEFVRMNALWALEKIRSDQAVELIISTLKNDNPLVRMNASASLGRIGDKKAIGPLEEVAGTDHISYVRFAAQQALLQIRREAMEQIAERARMRIEETPPQERRSVAEEKTAELIAEMKKVAERLEKEYGLVLDYMKYGIMDLLDIEGRMKVRCSKDTIEGLLGDLLTEEDKERNKHLFGEKSERQTP